The following are encoded in a window of Verrucomicrobiales bacterium genomic DNA:
- the nuoK gene encoding NADH-quinone oxidoreductase subunit NuoK has translation MLQPGLEHYLVVSALLFCLGLLGAIMRRNVLIIYMSLELMLNAANLALVSFSRFKDNLNDHVGGQIMVFFIITVAAAEVAVGLALIVALYRKRASAHVEDLASLKL, from the coding sequence ATGTTGCAACCTGGACTCGAGCATTATTTGGTGGTGAGCGCCCTGCTGTTTTGTTTGGGCCTGCTCGGCGCGATCATGCGCCGCAATGTGCTGATTATCTATATGTCGCTGGAGCTGATGCTCAACGCCGCCAACCTGGCGCTGGTGTCGTTCTCGCGGTTCAAGGACAACCTGAATGATCACGTGGGCGGCCAGATCATGGTCTTCTTTATCATTACGGTGGCCGCCGCTGAGGTGGCGGTGGGGTTGGCGCTGATCGTCGCGCTGTACCGCAAGCGGGCTTCGGCCCATGTCGAGGACCTGGCCTCGCTCAAGCTCTAA
- a CDS encoding NADH-quinone oxidoreductase subunit J, which produces MTDLLFYVFALLAVICGCMVVANPFSRNPVTSAMFLVLTILCLAGLFVLLHAFFLAAVQILVYAGAVMVLFLFVIMLLDVKAEERRRLKLFGVVTGAVAVGGLGALLVRTIWTSNVGNELTPTLEGETRLLGTELFTNYLLPFEVVSILLLVAMVGVILLSKKELK; this is translated from the coding sequence ATGACGGACCTACTTTTTTATGTCTTCGCGCTGCTGGCGGTGATCTGCGGCTGCATGGTCGTGGCCAACCCGTTTAGCCGCAACCCGGTGACGAGCGCCATGTTCTTGGTGCTGACGATTCTCTGCCTGGCCGGACTGTTCGTGCTGCTGCACGCCTTCTTTCTCGCGGCAGTGCAGATCCTGGTCTATGCGGGTGCCGTCATGGTGCTGTTCCTGTTTGTAATCATGCTGCTCGATGTGAAAGCCGAAGAGCGCCGTCGCCTGAAGTTGTTTGGAGTGGTGACCGGTGCGGTGGCGGTGGGCGGTTTGGGTGCGCTGTTGGTTCGCACGATCTGGACGTCCAACGTCGGCAACGAATTGACCCCGACTCTGGAAGGGGAAACCCGCCTGCTGGGCACGGAGTTGTTTACCAATTACCTGTTGCCGTTTGAGGTCGTCTCCATCTTGCTGCTGGTGGCGATGGTGGGAGTGATTTTGTTGAGCAAGAAGGAGCTGAAATAG
- a CDS encoding NADH-quinone oxidoreductase subunit I — translation MIVKRSDLSWLERLYLPTLWSGLKVTFRHFFNTLFRGKVVTMEYPEQKWVVPTGYRGAPYLVKDQEGRTKCVSCQLCEFVCPPKAIKITPPGPKPNAAVGNVEKTPQEFEINMLRCIFCGFCQEVCPEEAIFLMSDYSLTGTSRKEMVYNKAKLLSLGGVHNDPIMKWKQKQKEAQQQEAFKPL, via the coding sequence ATGATCGTCAAACGCAGCGACTTATCCTGGCTCGAGCGCCTGTATCTGCCCACCTTGTGGAGCGGACTGAAGGTGACCTTCCGTCACTTCTTCAACACCTTGTTCCGCGGCAAGGTGGTGACCATGGAGTACCCGGAACAGAAGTGGGTAGTGCCCACCGGCTATCGCGGCGCTCCCTACCTGGTGAAGGATCAGGAGGGTCGCACGAAGTGCGTCTCCTGCCAGTTGTGCGAGTTCGTTTGCCCGCCGAAGGCCATCAAGATCACGCCCCCGGGACCGAAGCCCAACGCGGCTGTCGGCAACGTTGAAAAGACTCCACAGGAGTTCGAGATCAACATGCTCCGCTGCATCTTCTGCGGATTCTGCCAGGAGGTTTGCCCGGAGGAGGCCATTTTTCTCATGAGCGATTACTCGCTCACCGGAACCAGCCGGAAAGAGATGGTTTACAACAAAGCCAAGCTCCTGTCGTTGGGCGGGGTGCACAACGACCCCATCATGAAGTGGAAACAAAAGCAGAAGGAAGCTCAGCAGCAGGAGGCGTTCAAGCCGCTTTAA